In a single window of the Natronosalvus caseinilyticus genome:
- a CDS encoding helix-turn-helix transcriptional regulator, translating into MTAPSPADPLEMVSRRHSLLAALETGPRVKGDLLDAVDCSSSTLDRAIRELETSYFLERRDGSVRLTTAGRLALEEYRRSQRALESITAASHVLQFAPPDAPLSMAVLEGATLHEPSSHAPNAPVERIADCMRDADRVWALGATERTPQFRRIIAEQTADGDLAVEVVLTDDLISFLLETSTDALERFLEVDAFEAATVEEIPYGLAVLELPAKTYTFVTLTNEGNVQGVIENDSRAAYEWGREVFRQIRSAATALQPPE; encoded by the coding sequence ATGACCGCACCGTCGCCCGCCGACCCGCTCGAGATGGTGTCCCGCCGTCACTCACTGCTGGCAGCGCTCGAGACGGGGCCGCGGGTGAAAGGCGACCTCCTCGACGCCGTCGACTGCTCGTCGTCGACGCTCGACCGCGCCATCCGCGAACTCGAGACCTCCTACTTCCTCGAGCGTCGCGACGGGTCGGTACGGTTGACCACTGCGGGTCGACTCGCCCTCGAGGAGTACCGGCGGAGCCAGCGAGCCCTCGAATCCATCACGGCGGCCAGTCACGTCCTGCAGTTCGCCCCGCCCGACGCGCCGCTGTCGATGGCGGTTCTGGAGGGGGCGACGCTCCACGAACCCAGTTCGCACGCGCCGAACGCGCCAGTCGAACGGATCGCCGACTGCATGCGAGACGCGGACCGGGTCTGGGCACTCGGCGCCACCGAACGCACGCCACAGTTCCGTCGCATCATCGCCGAGCAAACGGCCGACGGCGACCTCGCGGTCGAGGTCGTTTTGACGGACGACCTCATATCGTTTCTCCTCGAGACCTCCACTGATGCCCTCGAGCGCTTCCTCGAGGTGGATGCGTTCGAAGCGGCGACGGTCGAGGAGATTCCGTACGGACTGGCGGTCCTCGAGCTGCCGGCGAAGACGTACACGTTCGTCACTCTCACGAATGAGGGCAACGTCCAGGGAGTTATCGAGAACGACTCGCGGGCGGCCTACGAGTGGGGGCGCGAGGTGTTTCGACAGATTCGCTCTGCGGCGACAGCGCTGCAGCCGCCGGAGTAG
- a CDS encoding DUF6276 family protein, which translates to MNCSCDVDPIAFAVSSSLRAYAPEEADAAAICPHCLRVEPATSGAGDPDFSRVSVSFPSGDAGIALALAIGLCDSLATNRTKLEGALEAVERHGADPLLAIDRVLAEPSVEPAVDLERRRHQLEQLLY; encoded by the coding sequence ATGAACTGCTCCTGTGACGTCGACCCGATTGCCTTCGCGGTTTCGTCCTCGCTTCGAGCCTACGCTCCCGAGGAGGCTGACGCGGCGGCAATCTGTCCGCACTGCCTTCGCGTCGAACCCGCCACCTCCGGGGCGGGCGATCCCGACTTCTCGCGCGTGAGTGTTTCATTTCCGTCAGGTGACGCAGGAATCGCACTGGCGCTCGCGATCGGACTCTGTGACTCGCTGGCGACGAACCGCACGAAACTCGAGGGCGCCCTCGAGGCGGTCGAGCGCCACGGGGCCGACCCACTGCTGGCCATCGATCGGGTGCTCGCCGAGCCGTCGGTCGAGCCAGCGGTCGACCTCGAGCGCCGGCGCCATCAACTCGAACAGCTACTCTACTGA
- a CDS encoding V-type ATP synthase subunit D → MAKDVKPTRKELMQIEDRIDLSERGHGTLEKKRDGLIMEFMDILDQAQDVRGELSEDYERAQKTINMARAMEGDVAVRGAAAALQEHPEITTESKNIMGVVVPQIESSKVTKSLDQRGYGIMGTSARIDEAAEAYEDLLQSIILAAEVETAMKKMLREIETTKRRVNALEFKLLPDLYENKEYIEQKLEEQEREEIFRLKKIKEKKEAEEDEEKELVGTPRDAEEHEPATASGVPGTN, encoded by the coding sequence ATGGCCAAGGACGTCAAACCCACCCGGAAGGAGTTGATGCAGATCGAGGATCGCATCGACCTCTCCGAGCGCGGGCACGGGACGCTCGAGAAGAAACGCGACGGGCTGATCATGGAGTTCATGGACATCCTGGACCAGGCCCAGGACGTCCGGGGCGAACTCTCGGAGGACTACGAGCGCGCCCAGAAGACGATCAACATGGCGCGTGCGATGGAAGGCGACGTCGCCGTTCGCGGCGCGGCCGCCGCCCTGCAGGAACACCCCGAGATCACGACCGAGTCGAAGAACATCATGGGCGTCGTCGTCCCCCAGATCGAGTCCTCGAAGGTCACGAAGAGTCTCGACCAGCGTGGCTACGGGATCATGGGCACCTCCGCGCGCATCGACGAGGCCGCCGAAGCCTACGAGGACCTCCTCCAGAGCATCATCCTCGCCGCCGAGGTCGAGACGGCGATGAAGAAGATGCTGCGGGAGATCGAGACCACCAAACGGCGCGTCAACGCCCTCGAGTTCAAACTCCTGCCCGACCTCTACGAGAACAAGGAGTACATCGAGCAGAAACTCGAGGAGCAAGAACGCGAGGAGATTTTCCGGCTCAAGAAGATCAAGGAGAAGAAAGAGGCAGAGGAAGACGAAGAGAAGGAACTCGTCGGTACTCCGCGTGACGCCGAGGAACACGAACCCGCGACCGCGAGCGGCGTTCCCGGAACCAACTGA
- a CDS encoding Hsp20/alpha crystallin family protein has protein sequence MRRDDRDEPFDDLFREIERMMNDMMAGGDVGFESRTDTDAGFGADTHVDVHDTEEEVRVIADLPGVEKGNIELECDGKTLTISARSDHREYDERVSLPRRVNEHTASATYNNGVLEVVFEPAEQSSDISLE, from the coding sequence ATGCGCCGAGACGACCGCGACGAACCCTTTGACGACCTCTTTCGGGAGATTGAACGGATGATGAACGACATGATGGCCGGCGGTGACGTCGGCTTCGAGTCACGGACGGACACCGACGCTGGCTTCGGCGCCGACACCCACGTCGACGTCCACGACACCGAGGAGGAAGTCCGCGTCATCGCCGACCTCCCAGGCGTCGAAAAGGGGAACATCGAACTCGAGTGCGACGGCAAGACGCTCACGATCTCCGCCCGGAGCGATCACCGCGAGTACGACGAACGCGTCTCCCTTCCTCGCCGGGTCAACGAACACACCGCCTCCGCGACCTACAACAACGGGGTGCTCGAGGTCGTCTTCGAGCCCGCCGAGCAGTCCTCGGACATCAGCCTCGAGTAG
- a CDS encoding type II glyceraldehyde-3-phosphate dehydrogenase, which yields MLRVGINGYGTIGKRVADAVSAQPDMELCGVAKVSPDYVAIGAVEAGYPLYVVDETRIEEFREIGVDVAGTVDELVAESDVVVDATPSGIGAENRSLYERHDTPAIFQGGEDATVAEVSFNARVNYDEAEDADYVRVVSCNTTGLSRLVAPLEEAYGIEKVRATLVRRGGDPNQTGRGPINDAVPDPVSIPSHHGPDVQTLFPKLDIDTIGLKVPTTMMHVHAINVTLENPPASEDDVRDLLAAQERTIMVPEYARIDGAGTLKDMAADAGRPRGDIWENCIWEESVTLQGPDLYCMQAIHQESDVVPENVDALRAISGHLSGPESRSLTNETLGIGFGGLRDRPVKRLDTQTADD from the coding sequence ATGCTCCGCGTCGGAATCAACGGATATGGAACCATCGGGAAACGCGTCGCGGACGCCGTCTCGGCGCAACCCGACATGGAACTCTGTGGCGTCGCCAAGGTCAGCCCGGACTACGTCGCCATCGGCGCCGTCGAGGCCGGCTACCCCCTCTACGTGGTCGACGAAACGCGGATCGAGGAGTTCCGCGAGATCGGCGTCGACGTCGCCGGCACGGTCGACGAACTCGTCGCGGAAAGCGACGTCGTCGTCGACGCAACGCCCTCCGGGATCGGTGCCGAAAACCGCTCGCTCTACGAGCGCCACGACACGCCCGCGATCTTCCAGGGCGGCGAAGACGCCACCGTCGCCGAAGTGAGCTTCAACGCCCGCGTGAACTACGACGAGGCCGAAGACGCCGACTACGTCCGCGTTGTCTCCTGTAACACGACCGGACTCTCCCGGCTCGTCGCCCCGCTCGAGGAGGCCTACGGCATCGAGAAGGTACGGGCAACGCTTGTTCGACGCGGCGGCGACCCCAACCAGACCGGACGCGGCCCGATCAACGACGCCGTCCCCGACCCCGTCTCTATCCCCTCCCACCACGGTCCCGACGTGCAGACGCTCTTCCCCAAACTCGACATCGACACCATCGGCCTGAAGGTGCCGACGACAATGATGCACGTTCACGCCATCAACGTCACCCTCGAGAACCCGCCTGCGAGCGAAGACGACGTACGCGACCTGCTCGCAGCGCAAGAGCGAACCATCATGGTCCCCGAGTACGCCCGCATCGACGGCGCCGGGACGCTCAAGGACATGGCGGCCGACGCCGGTCGACCCCGCGGCGACATCTGGGAGAACTGCATCTGGGAGGAGTCGGTCACGCTCCAGGGCCCGGACCTCTACTGCATGCAGGCGATCCACCAGGAGTCCGACGTCGTCCCCGAGAACGTCGACGCCCTGCGTGCAATCTCCGGTCACCTTTCGGGTCCCGAAAGCCGGTCGCTGACGAACGAGACGCTCGGCATCGGCTTCGGAGGCCTCCGCGACCGACCGGTGAAGCGACTCGATACGCAGACGGCCGACGACTGA
- the gap gene encoding type I glyceraldehyde-3-phosphate dehydrogenase, with protein MSEHSFAEDTSTEGVVRVGLNGFGRIGRNVLRASLEYDGIEIVAINDVMDNDDMEYLLRYDSVHGRLDDVERDGDTLFVGGQEIRLLNERDPSELPWAEFDVDVAFEATGLFRSHDDAAMHLEAGADKVIISAPPKGEKDVSMFVYGVNHDEYEGEDILSNASCTTNSVAPVAKVLDEEFGIASGLLTTVHAYTGTQSLVDGPESKRRRGRAAAENIIPTTTGAAIATTEVLPELKGKLDGMAMRVPVPNGSITDLTVDLEADVTKDDLEAAIREAADGELAGVLGYTDEEIVSRDIVGLPFSSYVDLESAMVLEDGLVKILTWYDNEHGFSNRMLDLATYVIAEDEAEAEAPTQ; from the coding sequence ATGAGTGAACATTCATTCGCCGAAGACACTTCCACGGAGGGCGTCGTTCGCGTCGGCCTCAACGGATTCGGTCGCATCGGCCGGAACGTCTTGCGCGCGTCCCTCGAGTACGACGGGATCGAGATCGTCGCGATCAACGACGTGATGGACAACGACGACATGGAGTACCTGCTCCGGTACGACTCCGTCCACGGCCGCCTCGACGACGTCGAGCGCGACGGTGACACCCTGTTCGTCGGCGGCCAGGAAATCCGCCTGCTCAACGAGCGCGACCCTTCCGAGTTGCCGTGGGCGGAGTTCGACGTCGACGTCGCCTTCGAGGCGACCGGCCTGTTTCGCTCCCACGACGACGCTGCCATGCACCTCGAGGCCGGCGCCGACAAGGTCATCATCTCCGCGCCGCCGAAGGGCGAGAAGGACGTCTCGATGTTCGTTTACGGCGTCAACCACGACGAGTACGAGGGCGAGGACATCCTCTCGAACGCCTCCTGTACCACGAACAGCGTCGCCCCCGTCGCCAAGGTGCTCGACGAGGAGTTCGGCATCGCCTCGGGACTGCTCACCACGGTCCATGCCTACACCGGCACCCAGTCGCTCGTCGACGGTCCCGAATCGAAGCGCCGCCGCGGTCGCGCCGCCGCCGAGAACATCATCCCCACGACGACCGGCGCCGCCATCGCCACCACCGAAGTCCTCCCCGAACTCAAGGGGAAACTCGACGGCATGGCCATGCGCGTCCCCGTCCCCAACGGCTCAATCACCGATCTGACGGTCGACCTCGAGGCCGACGTCACGAAAGACGACCTCGAGGCCGCAATCCGCGAGGCCGCCGACGGCGAGCTCGCCGGCGTACTCGGCTACACCGACGAGGAGATCGTCTCCCGGGACATCGTCGGCCTTCCCTTCTCGTCGTACGTCGACCTCGAGTCCGCGATGGTGCTCGAGGACGGCCTCGTGAAGATCCTCACGTGGTACGACAACGAACACGGCTTCTCGAACCGCATGCTCGACCTCGCGACGTACGTGATCGCCGAGGACGAAGCCGAGGCGGAAGCCCCGACGCAGTAG
- a CDS encoding phosphoglycerate kinase, whose protein sequence is MFDTIDDLESGQRLLVRVDLNAPVEDGRAQDNRRFARHADSIRALLEHGHAVAVMAHQGRPGRDTFISLESHAEILADHLDRPVEFVADTYGEVALEAIDDLEADDVLVLENVRMCEDELPEKEPEEHAESEFVRTLAPHFDAYVNDAYSAAHRAHASLVGFPLVMDAYAGPVMDAEYTANSAIQDREFDGPVTMVLGGTKAEDLIPVIEQVDETVDRFCLGGIVGELFLRAADHDVGYDVDGTEFFDHQWDDQADTIERILETYGDRLTLATDLAYEGDDGDRAETDVEGLEKDTSYLDVGSDTADAYADLVRDSEAVFVKGALGVFEDERFADGTVEVLRAIAETDCFSVVGGGDTSRAIEMYGLDEADFSHVSIAGGAYVRALTGDTLAGVEVLEREA, encoded by the coding sequence ATGTTCGACACCATCGACGATCTCGAGTCCGGCCAGCGACTGCTCGTCCGCGTCGACCTCAACGCGCCCGTCGAGGACGGCCGCGCCCAGGACAATCGCCGGTTCGCTCGCCACGCCGACTCGATTCGCGCGTTGCTCGAGCACGGTCACGCCGTCGCCGTCATGGCTCACCAGGGCCGACCCGGTCGGGACACGTTCATCTCGCTCGAAAGCCACGCCGAGATCCTCGCCGACCACCTCGACCGACCCGTCGAGTTCGTCGCTGACACCTACGGCGAGGTGGCGCTCGAGGCCATCGACGACCTCGAGGCCGACGACGTCCTGGTGCTCGAGAACGTCCGCATGTGCGAGGACGAACTCCCCGAGAAGGAGCCCGAGGAACACGCCGAGAGCGAGTTCGTACGAACCCTCGCCCCGCACTTCGACGCCTACGTCAACGACGCCTACTCGGCGGCCCACCGCGCCCACGCCTCCCTCGTCGGCTTCCCGCTCGTGATGGACGCCTACGCGGGGCCGGTGATGGACGCCGAGTACACCGCCAACTCCGCCATCCAGGACCGCGAGTTCGACGGTCCCGTCACTATGGTGCTCGGTGGCACCAAGGCCGAGGACCTCATCCCGGTCATCGAGCAGGTCGACGAGACGGTCGACCGCTTCTGCCTAGGCGGAATCGTCGGTGAGCTCTTCCTCCGGGCCGCGGACCACGACGTGGGCTACGACGTCGACGGCACCGAGTTCTTCGACCACCAGTGGGACGATCAGGCCGACACCATCGAGCGCATCCTCGAGACCTACGGCGACCGCCTGACTCTCGCGACGGACCTCGCCTACGAGGGCGACGACGGCGACCGCGCGGAAACCGACGTCGAAGGTCTCGAGAAGGACACCTCTTACCTCGACGTTGGCAGCGACACCGCCGACGCGTACGCCGACCTCGTCCGGGACTCCGAGGCGGTCTTCGTGAAGGGTGCACTGGGCGTCTTCGAGGACGAGCGCTTCGCGGACGGCACCGTCGAGGTCCTCCGTGCCATCGCCGAAACCGACTGCTTCTCGGTCGTCGGCGGCGGCGACACTTCACGGGCCATCGAAATGTACGGGCTCGACGAGGCCGACTTCTCGCACGTCTCCATCGCCGGCGGCGCCTACGTTCGGGCGCTCACGGGTGACACGCTGGCCGGCGTCGAGGTGCTCGAGCGGGAAGCCTGA
- a CDS encoding DUF7125 family protein, whose amino-acid sequence MTIVAIAGVKGGCGKTTTTLGLAEAVGRTGATALAVDADRQLPNLHVMAGTDRTPTLEAVCADEEDPGGDADARPDVGVGVDGDASAAPFAVAQRSPRAGNVGIVSAPPTDAAVDLEVAIGRLDGDGSGTVFVDCPSGAGPELVDPLSAADGVVVVTTGTERSVVAAETTVDVARRLDVPILGVVCTRCDAVPSGLEARLGVEALGAVPEVEEPSPLTVDAATDAFDHVVERLERSGLATFGNADRGRLPIGVDAVDRALGGGVPAGSIVTLTAPPASQVEHLLYGVTAVRGTLYLATDRSKAQLERAIQAAPRRTGTPTIRSLAGERVEVEDDLDRVLELLEKLPEGATVIVDVVDALERAGRRSYREFLSSVFERVVETESVVVLYGLRDGHEPRNRRLTVQVSDVVLEVPSPNRGGAVGSDPRLRVSKCRFGRTIPESTTGKRGSLEELTAAGNEGEPLESD is encoded by the coding sequence ATGACGATCGTTGCGATCGCCGGCGTGAAGGGTGGCTGTGGAAAGACGACGACGACCCTCGGGCTAGCCGAGGCGGTGGGGCGGACGGGGGCGACCGCCCTCGCCGTCGACGCCGACAGGCAGCTTCCGAACCTGCACGTGATGGCGGGAACCGATCGAACGCCGACGCTCGAGGCCGTCTGTGCCGACGAGGAGGACCCAGGTGGGGATGCAGATGCGAGGCCAGATGTGGGTGTGGGTGTGGATGGAGACGCGAGTGCAGCCCCATTCGCCGTCGCCCAGCGAAGCCCGCGCGCGGGAAACGTCGGCATCGTCTCGGCACCGCCAACGGACGCGGCCGTCGACCTCGAGGTAGCGATCGGCCGCCTGGACGGCGACGGGTCGGGAACGGTGTTCGTCGACTGTCCGTCGGGGGCCGGCCCCGAACTGGTCGATCCGCTGTCGGCGGCCGACGGCGTCGTCGTAGTGACGACGGGGACCGAGCGAAGCGTCGTCGCGGCGGAGACGACCGTCGACGTCGCTCGCCGACTCGACGTCCCGATCCTGGGCGTCGTCTGCACCCGGTGTGACGCCGTTCCGTCGGGGCTCGAGGCCCGTCTCGGCGTCGAAGCGCTCGGAGCGGTTCCCGAGGTGGAAGAGCCCTCACCGCTGACGGTGGACGCGGCTACCGACGCCTTCGACCACGTCGTCGAGCGACTCGAGCGGTCCGGTCTGGCCACGTTCGGAAACGCCGACCGTGGTCGATTACCGATCGGCGTCGACGCGGTCGACCGTGCGCTCGGCGGTGGCGTTCCGGCCGGATCGATCGTGACGTTGACGGCACCGCCCGCGAGTCAGGTCGAACACCTCCTCTACGGGGTTACGGCCGTTCGCGGCACGCTGTACCTCGCAACCGATCGCTCGAAGGCACAACTCGAGCGGGCGATCCAGGCGGCGCCTCGTCGGACCGGAACGCCGACGATTCGATCACTCGCGGGCGAGCGCGTCGAAGTCGAGGACGACCTGGACCGGGTCCTCGAGTTGCTGGAGAAACTACCGGAGGGGGCGACGGTGATCGTCGACGTCGTGGACGCCCTCGAGCGGGCGGGTCGACGGTCCTACCGCGAGTTCCTCTCGTCGGTTTTCGAACGAGTGGTCGAGACAGAGAGCGTGGTCGTCCTGTACGGTCTGCGTGACGGCCACGAGCCACGGAACCGGCGGCTGACGGTACAGGTATCAGACGTGGTGCTCGAGGTCCCGTCGCCGAATCGTGGTGGTGCCGTAGGAAGCGATCCGCGGCTACGGGTCAGCAAGTGTCGCTTCGGGCGTACGATCCCCGAATCCACCACCGGTAAACGGGGGTCGCTCGAGGAGCTGACGGCGGCTGGAAACGAGGGTGAGCCCCTCGAGTCCGACTGA
- a CDS encoding DUF7283 family protein: MDWDAPLDAWYVWMAVALVSFAIAGVALAVPTGPAPDANGVANAIDQVAASPYQASGSYAHDGDEVRVTARTIALRNQHGTSHATVSFGTVVPASGVRSLENVTYGTAYEAEYGSPYVPPEYRFLEAVDVAASAPPEWRPTTGDVVVRRVTLDSRLLEILDRVSVGPIDGPETVTSEWRGVRYDDSSGEFYVVLVAA; encoded by the coding sequence ATGGACTGGGATGCACCCCTCGACGCCTGGTACGTCTGGATGGCCGTCGCACTCGTGAGCTTCGCGATCGCCGGCGTGGCACTCGCCGTTCCGACCGGGCCGGCGCCGGACGCGAACGGCGTGGCGAACGCGATCGATCAAGTCGCCGCGAGTCCCTACCAGGCGAGCGGTTCGTACGCCCACGACGGCGACGAGGTTCGAGTGACCGCGCGAACGATCGCGTTGCGAAACCAGCACGGAACGAGCCACGCGACGGTGTCGTTCGGCACGGTGGTTCCCGCGAGCGGCGTCCGAAGTCTCGAGAACGTCACCTACGGGACGGCGTACGAAGCCGAGTACGGTTCGCCGTACGTCCCGCCCGAGTACCGCTTCCTCGAAGCCGTCGACGTTGCCGCCAGCGCGCCGCCGGAGTGGCGGCCAACGACCGGGGACGTGGTCGTGAGACGAGTCACGCTGGACTCGCGGCTGCTCGAGATTCTCGATCGGGTCTCGGTCGGTCCGATCGACGGGCCTGAGACGGTGACCTCGGAGTGGCGGGGGGTTCGGTACGATGACTCCAGCGGGGAGTTCTACGTCGTGCTGGTGGCTGCGTGA
- a CDS encoding secretion system protein, which translates to MGRLDALVVALARWYPYPVTYGDDLADALSFLESPHSPETVVRAGYVAGVVTACVLLALFLTPLRTFAVPVVILAAALSVVHGVHTAPAVRAAIARTEALGGTPSLIGRAVLRMQIQPSVESAVRFAADTGRGPLSVSLSRHVARASGHPRSGLLTFAEEWTTRFPALRRSAYLLATAQDAPDGERGRTLDRALTAILTGTREQMAEFTSAIRGPTTALYAFGVLLPLALVALVPAAAIVGYAVTIWPFVAVYNLLLPVGLLAASVWLLTRRPVAFPPPTVPPDHPGVPDRLWLRVTWGVAAGTVAFVATSLFGPSYLAPIAGLGVGGGVTLLALFHPILAVRNHVRDVEAHLVDALYLVGRQVSDGHAVESAVALAADRVPAETGDVFERAAGVQHRLQVSVEESFLGEYGALRAIPSPRARSMARLLAIAAEEGRPAGRAVVAMADHLEELQELERETRRQLAAVTGTLENTASFFGPLVAGSTVALAGLMAEHVLEGDDLAESMLAVEDLGVVIGVYVLTLCLVLTPLSLALRHGLDRALIGYYAGRSLVIATPVYVATVWLVGTVIH; encoded by the coding sequence ATGGGGCGACTCGACGCACTTGTCGTCGCGCTCGCGCGGTGGTATCCGTACCCCGTCACCTACGGCGACGACCTGGCTGACGCGCTGTCGTTTCTCGAGTCACCGCACAGTCCGGAGACCGTCGTTCGGGCGGGCTACGTCGCTGGCGTGGTCACCGCCTGCGTTCTCCTCGCGTTGTTCCTCACGCCGCTCCGCACGTTCGCGGTCCCGGTCGTGATACTCGCTGCGGCGCTGAGCGTTGTCCACGGGGTGCACACGGCGCCGGCCGTTCGCGCCGCCATCGCGCGGACGGAGGCGCTCGGGGGGACACCGTCGCTGATCGGTCGAGCCGTCCTTCGCATGCAGATCCAACCCTCTGTCGAGAGCGCCGTTCGCTTCGCCGCCGACACCGGACGCGGGCCGCTCTCGGTCAGCCTGTCGAGACACGTCGCTCGAGCCAGCGGGCATCCCCGGTCGGGACTGCTGACGTTCGCCGAGGAGTGGACGACGCGGTTTCCGGCGCTTCGACGGTCGGCGTACCTGCTCGCGACGGCCCAGGACGCGCCCGATGGCGAGCGCGGACGGACCCTCGACCGGGCACTCACCGCCATCCTGACCGGAACGCGCGAGCAGATGGCCGAGTTCACGAGCGCGATCCGTGGCCCGACGACCGCGCTGTACGCGTTCGGCGTCTTGCTCCCGCTGGCGCTGGTCGCGCTCGTCCCCGCCGCGGCCATCGTCGGCTACGCCGTGACCATCTGGCCGTTCGTCGCGGTCTACAACTTGTTGCTCCCCGTCGGCCTCCTCGCGGCGAGCGTCTGGTTGCTCACGCGACGGCCGGTCGCGTTCCCGCCGCCGACGGTGCCGCCCGACCACCCGGGCGTCCCGGATCGGCTGTGGCTTCGAGTCACCTGGGGCGTCGCCGCCGGGACGGTGGCGTTCGTCGCCACTTCCCTGTTCGGTCCGTCGTATCTCGCCCCGATAGCCGGACTCGGCGTCGGCGGCGGCGTCACACTCCTCGCGCTCTTCCACCCGATCCTGGCCGTCCGAAACCACGTCCGCGACGTCGAAGCGCACCTCGTGGACGCCCTCTACCTCGTCGGTCGACAGGTGTCGGACGGCCACGCCGTGGAGTCCGCGGTTGCGCTCGCCGCCGACCGGGTTCCGGCCGAAACCGGTGACGTGTTCGAGCGTGCGGCGGGCGTCCAGCATCGGTTACAGGTCTCGGTCGAGGAGTCATTTCTCGGCGAGTACGGCGCTCTCCGAGCGATTCCCAGCCCTCGAGCCCGGAGCATGGCGCGCCTGCTCGCCATCGCCGCCGAGGAAGGTCGCCCCGCCGGACGTGCGGTCGTCGCGATGGCCGACCACCTCGAGGAACTCCAGGAACTCGAGCGGGAGACCCGTCGCCAGCTGGCGGCGGTGACGGGCACCCTCGAGAACACGGCCTCGTTCTTCGGACCGCTGGTCGCCGGGTCGACGGTCGCGCTGGCCGGATTGATGGCCGAGCACGTCCTCGAGGGCGACGACCTGGCCGAGTCGATGCTGGCAGTCGAGGACCTGGGCGTCGTCATCGGCGTCTACGTCCTGACGCTCTGTCTCGTGTTGACGCCGCTGTCGCTGGCGCTCCGCCACGGTCTCGACCGGGCGCTGATCGGGTACTACGCGGGCCGATCGCTCGTGATCGCCACGCCGGTGTACGTCGCGACGGTCTGGCTGGTTGGAACGGTGATTCACTGA